In Augochlora pura isolate Apur16 chromosome 3, APUR_v2.2.1, whole genome shotgun sequence, the sequence aatttattggtcCCTATCTCAATTTCTGCAGTTAAATTAGTTATCATTCGAGTAATTTTGTAAGGCCCGACCCAATTGGGGTCAAATTTCGAGGTTCTAGGttcttttaacaaatatacatCATCGTTTTCTTTAAAGGTACACGGATTCAGTTGTCTGTCGTAGTACGatttgctttttcttttagCCCTATCAAGATTTTCCGCCGCAGTGGTCTGAGTGgtagtaatttttacaaataggTCGTTTAAGTATTGATTGAATGTATGAGGTATCTGTTCCTTAACAAATTCTGACGGGAGAATGGCCCTGACTCCAAATACTAATTCATGTGGTGTGAACCCGGTAGTCTCATGTGTGGAGGTATTATAGGAAAACATTCCGAATCGGATCCATTCGTCCCAATTATTTTTGATGCAGTAATGTTTGAGGTAATCTATAAAATTCCTATGTGCTCTTTCTAGGGAACCTAAAGACTGCGGGTGGAAGGCAGACGAAGTTATCCTCCGTATTTTAAggattttacagaaattttccaTTATCCGGCAGGTGAAATTTGTACCCTGGTCAGTATGAATGATTCTTGGATCCGttctattgaaaatttatcttgGTCTATTAGAGTTTTGCTGATTTCGGTTAATCTGTCAGTACTAAGAGGTAGAAAATGTACTAAATTATCTTTTTGCAATAAGAGAGGATTTCTACTGTATTGTATGACGGGGAATAAGGTACTTGTCACGTTTTCAGCTGTTTCAATAACGTTAACTGAATTATTATCCGCGTGAATTTCTTCACTCGTTTGAGTGAGCCGACTGCCCAGGCTACATCCCTATCTTCCCCTTTGCAAACTTGGCATAAAAAATCGTTGTATTCCAGGTGCCTTTAAGCACATACGGAACGGCGGTCTCCCCGCAACCGCGTTGAACAAGCTCAAGCTGCTGGCCCCGCGAAGTTAGTCCACGCGATTGTGTGACCCATCGCTGGTGACCTTGACTATCCGCCACAGTCCCTGAAGCGACCACTTGGGGTTCAGGGTCGTTCAGCCAACAGGAAAAAGCTTTGGATGCCTGGGGTACCTTTCTTCCCTAACTAACGATTTTAGGGCGCCCATATGCGGCCTCGGTTTTATTTGCGACGGCGTTCCCACGCGTAAGGAAAGCAGAAGctacaattatttcgtttttggAATAACATATCGTTGTCTGTCTCATTGGAATCCGGATTCGAAGACGGTGTCAAGTCTGCGCAAACAAGCACCCTCTCGGAATCTTTAGAATCCAAATGAGTAAAAGTTTCGACTATATATAGTCgatctaatataaaatagtatatctAAATAACCTGACGTGACAAGTTGAATTTGGATCTACAGGGTTTCTGGGTTCAATATTTTACCATCTGAACTGGCGACTCACGTTAGATgttgttttgttttatatacacTGTGGAAAGCCACACCAATGGAGGAGAGAGCGGGCGAACCCGGTGTGTTGATGTGTTCTACTCTACAAGTAACGAGATTCGAGAGAGTGTatggtaattttattcaagattCAAAGAACGTGGCGATAAAGAACGAAAAGAGAATATATGGATTAGCGAGGACACGCGACGACGggtaaaaaatgattcgagACCCGTACTTGTACACGTGCGCATCCCGCACGATACCAAACATCAAAAAGTTCGTTCCCATCAGACATCAAAGCGTTCGTTCTCACACACTCTGTATATGTACTATGTAAGAGTAGAGACATCATCGATAACCTCACACAGGTTCCAAAATCTCCCTGgggctatatatatatatccggcgtataatataatcaacaACACACGGTCGCACAATTCCATTTACGGTTTTGTGTCAAATTTTCCTTTTGCGTCCATTGCATCTTTGGTACAGTCTCTATTCTGGATTGGATTTCTGGGTTCGTTTGATTCTATTGGATTGGATTCTGGATTGGATTTCTGGGTTCGTTTGATTCTATTGTGAGGATATCTGCCCTGTCccttttaattcgaaaatccTGTCGACCTGATTCCTGTTTCATTCGTTTATCTGCCCGGGTAGCTAGCATAATCGCGGTGTCTAAATCGGGTGTGTCTAATCCCGATATGGCGGATGTAACATAACTGGGTAGTCCCTTCAAGAAAGTGTTGATTGCCTTTTCGGTAAAAAGAGAGGTCAACGCGCCTAGAGGTTCCAGAGGGTGTGCAATCTTCGCGTTTTGTATACCCTTATACAATGCAATTTCTATCCTTTTCCCGAAATCGCTAATGCTTTCGCGGTCTGCACATCGACACCCTGCTAAGTCATCTAGCGTTTGTTCTAAACTAATATCCTTTTGTAAGCTGATTTTATTAGGTCGGTTAATTCTTCTATAGTTTTGGGGGTTCTAGTTTttgcaattctaaaatattcattctgtTGAATTTTACTCCTAGCCAGGGTTAATAATAGATCCTTATTTTCAGGCCCTACTATAGAAATAGCCGTCGTGCATTTTTCTACAAAGAGATCTACTGAATTTTCCTGCCCAGTGAAGGggggaatgaaattaattaagaaggTTGCTAGCGTAATAGAATTATGCGATATTCCTACACGAGGTTCGTATTACGCGGTCATTCTCTACCGTAAGGATTTCGCGGCCACTCAGATCACTTTCAGAGATTTCCTGACGTTTTAAATATCTAGCGCGTAAAGGCGGCATTTTTATCAATGAGATGACGGGTAGTCTTACGTCTATAGAAATCGCTCGTTGCCGTTGTTTGATGTCCTTGTAGTTGTTCCCAGGGATGATTCGTCTCCGCTACGTCCAGGGATGGCGAGGTCCACGTAGTGTTGCTGTCGTTCCCAGGGATGATTGGTTCCGGATGTTGAGTTGCAGGACTCCTTCCTCCGTTGGTTGTACGTGCTTGTGATTTATGGCTTCGTTAGCATGGATTGCCAAAATCACCCGTCTCCGGTATTTACCCTTATGCTCTTGGGGAAACCATGCAAAAcccaagagagagaggtgcACTTTTCACGAGCCGGCAAATGTTGTTTTAAACAATCCCACCGCTGTCACCAGTGTTACGGTTTGAATTGTTTGGATGTAGGGAATTTGATGTGGTTCGGTTGCCCGTGGAGCGCTGAACCGCTCTGCTCGTGAAAGGTTGTAGAGAGTTGtacaactttgaatattttaagcaaaaacTGGTACTTTATTGATAGAGCTCTATGATCtactttctttgactgtcgaATAAAGTCTGTCTGTATTTTCCCGAGGAAAGCAAGTTTTATTCCTGCGTTCCTTCTGGTTCTTCCTCCCTtgtccaataggaaaattggggTCCTCTAGCTGGATGCTGATTCGTCGGATGGCTCATCTTCTGGTTGCAGATTGGTGGTGATTGGTGGTTCGGCGGTGCGCGTGCGGCTGGGAGTGCGCGACGGTCGAGCGCGCAGGGGCAGaaagcccgccgaaacgaacggagtggggtatgccgcgcgcgaagacCTCGGTTCAAGGAcagcgtgagagagagagagaggtcaggGAGAGTTCCGAGAAGTCCCTAACTAATGGTTTTCGACGTTCAACACTTTAGCGGTCCGGATTTGTTACTGTGACTCGTTTAGTTTGTGCAACATTGTAGAGGATCTTACGAAAGCCAACGTGACATTGTCTATACTCCTCGATTAGTCTTGCTAAAGAAAGCAAAGGCTTGACGATGAACttcgtgggaactctctcattgtctctttacatattctcagttattcctctcggGCGATACAatgtctctatataaatatgcgatataaatttatatatacattcgaACTTCCCTCCTGCCGccataaattgaaacgtataGTCTAATAGCGTGGTCGTAATATAAACAAGTGCctatgttcgcgtcgctcatgaaacgtgataacgtaacaCTATACATAAACTTACGGTCCGTGCAAACATTTCATGCACCACACTTAGGAACTAATAAAGATTGCATGCAATGCTTTTTCCTGTTACAGGATCTGAATTACCGACTCTATAGAAAATACTGTGGCACGATGGCGAACTCTTCCCAAATGGAACGGTCAACTAGTGAACTACGTCTAACTGCAACAGAGAATAGTGTGCTGAGGTGGCTGATTCACAATATTGTCAGCTtttcaaaatgtaatattgtCACGGTATATCCTTATGAAAATTACCGATGCTTGTGAGAAAACCGTTCAAGCGATTTCTTCCGTTTTTGCAGGTGACAGAACGGAATCAAACTCCGAGCTAcaacatttctatttcatatacttatattaaaaaattatgttgctGTTTATTCActtgttaaaaaatctatttctaattttttttacatattgctaaatacaaaatgaaaccAAACCTCCACGATAACCTTAACAACAGCAAGCAACTAAGACAAGTTATCTCATTCCTGAAAGATTCAAGTCTCTacagaaaattctaatatccccaactaaaagtcgtcgctaataaccgcaagtgcagttgatgcgacgtaaaatattagtgaaaaaaaaaaatggttacaaacattgaaattgtattttttaattacaattctcATACATATGTGTGTGCCGGTCGCCtttttaaatgcattttttaaaattttcattataggctcgaataaaaaaagtaaaaagggGAAGAGTTTAtttacattctttttattccaattaatagcaaaattagaaaaatatcatcGTACAGAGAAATAGTTCCTCtaacatatacagggtgtaccaaaattatacatactccggaAAATGGGGCTTTCCTGGGGCCATTTgaagtaatattttccttttccgAAATGCGATCCGTGGATTTGtcaacgagttattaatgaaaaaagataggTGCGCGCGCACGATTCAACCTGATGCTACGCGCGCGAACCAACCGAATGAAGCCACTCTGCGTTCGAGTAACAAACAAGGATTTCATGAATTTCCTAttaattccaaaaatttcacaaatattattaataaaaaacttacccattcagttgtaaatgttgtaatccagaagttgtaatccacgtacgtaaaacggcacagattacactaacgttcactttcacttcactattattccacactgatcacgaattattcaatgacgaggaaaatgcaatccgcgatttcgtttacgagttaaaACAGTGACGACAGTTTCGGGTCGTGCTCGAACTAATGAACAAATCACAGAACGCGACCTTTATTTAGTTAGTCGACCCGAATTTAGTCGAGAGTACATTTTTTGCTCGGACATGTCGGCCATGATTCATGATGTCGGTGCACTGACCCCGTACAATGATTGGCTGATCTCAGGTCAATGACCATATTGAGCAAGGGATGCGATCGGAGGGTCCTGGAGTATGAATTGTATGGTTAAAACGGAATTGGTTTTTGCAGCACTGTCACTAAACACTGACCACTTACTTAATCATTGATAATTACGAGTTGTGACGATATCCGACGAGGTGTTCTCCGTTTGTACCACCTCGAGGAGGCGTAGTATTTCGACGGTGTTGCACTTCTGGATATTCGCAATCCACGAGCGCTCAAAAAATTCGGAACTGCTATTTTAAGACGTTTCGTAGCCGCGCGTACAATATCAATTGTTCGGTGACAGATATTGTCACCCCCTGAATTTAGGGTTACTCGAATCAATGTGTCGAAGGTGACTCTTCATGCAGGTCATCGCGGTCAATCTCTGAAAATTCTTGCTATTTTTTTACTGTTCGATCAGTTCTATTCTCGGAACGATCGATTCCAAATGACCTTTCGATTATACCTACAGTTAATACTGTTGAAACTTTCAAGTGTATCTCATGATCATCTGGAATTAGAGTAGAgtctaaattattcaaattactgAGAACAATATGAATGaccgaataataaaacagttataaaatatatatataagcaTAAAGATTTAATCTAACAttgcatatatacatatatatgtatatcattttataataaataccgtTACTCTTggattattttacatttgtaccagaattaagtattattattgagTTATTGTAGagtatattattcgaattgtttcgaataaatataaatctagaataattattcaaatgaattctttttagtagaatattttattcgaataacaattattctttattggcaacaataaaattaatttaaattatgtagataaattgttcttctattgaatatttattggatAACGACGAATGAGATTTCATCCCTTCTATCCTTATCGCTTATTcgtcgtttcaataaaattttgctcaattcttatttatactatgTTACACGTGTTGGCTTAACAGCAAATTAGACATCCGAAACTCTGATAATCGAGGTTTTACTcgatttactttattattatgtttccCGGCTCCTGATGAGATACTGAAATGTTTGAAAGAAGCTATGAAAATAGATGAAAAAGACATGTCTTACAGATCTCTGATCCTCtcgattatattttcgaatatcGCCACAATTTACTCCCAAGTGTGATGACAATCGATTTGCAGCAAGTTTGCACGAGCTTACGTGCTGTTGCGTATAGATTGCTGCACTAGAAAGTGCATGCGCATTGGACACCTTGATCCTGTGGCTACCTCGCATTGACCACAACGTGAAATTTTAtgttcaattttgaaaaattagattgaTCAGTAAATAGGCTGTTGGTAGtcttttgttagaaataatatgCGCTTAACCGTTTGATTACAAACGAGTCGTGTTTGTTCCATGAACTTACAGAAAATTACTTAACGGAGCTGTTTAATTAGTAGACTGCAGACTTTAGaacaacataaaaattcttcgcattaattgcaatatgCCGGAGATACATACACATTTTTTTCTGGTTTCAATAGCTTTAATGTGTAGAAGGTAATACAACAGtttcaaatttcttaaatGCTACTACTGTTTTGTATACAATCTATCCTTTCTcttataaatgcatcaaagccgttgtttttgttttcataTCTCTTGTACTatgtttcaagaaattattaatataatctgaATAAAATGACATTCATACCTtcatatctatttattttgtatttatttataatgttgtaATGACTGATTGTTGTAATAGCTGAATATAAATTAGCAATCGCCTCTGTAAGGGAAGtatattaagtaaaaattaaacagttccgataggaaaatatgaataaaaagtaAGTAATAGGGGGCAGGATATCCACCCTTCGTCAAATTTATTGAAGCATATATATTACAAGAATTGTTGTAACTTTACATTATTctcatacaaaattgtttattgtaactgaagaataaaattaaacaataaaatacaaaagaattgGTAATCgtgtatgcgcgcgcgcgcgtgtgtgcgcaACATTCTAATTGCTGCTTTTCTTTGTGAAACTATCATTTGCGTTACACCtatttaattctgtaaataaatcgGACCTATAAGTGTGCAGATACCGGAAATGTTTCGTGTGGTTTCTCGTTCAGGATTATCTTAAATGAAATCTTTTGTATTAGTTCACAAACTCAGTGTACAAAATTGATACCAGTACAAggttttacatatttaattggtacatttaatgtttttcttatttgtatttatctaTGGTTACAACTGCGTGCTTTCTTTGTTCATCAGTTTCAGCTAGAAAATGCAGTAGCAAGTGCATTTAGAAACGTTGAAAGATTTTGTAAACCCTTTGCAGACGGGGACATTTTACCTGGAAGTCGAAAACAGTTTCTTCGACTATAATGTTTGTATTCTATATAACTTTAATGCGCTTTATACGTACGAAATTGCATTATGTGATTTATGCAACAGTTACATAATTATCTCGGTTACAACAGCTGATGGTTACAAATGTCAGCTTAGAGCCGCtcttcgattgcaaaggattaataaacgaataatatcGAAACAGTTTGAAGTTTCGGTACAGTACATCCATCTGTAATCAATGatgaagaattgtttaaatgtacatgtatttatttaaatgctaCTGAAATAAAGTAACGTGATTGATCCGCGATAGACAAAAcgcaatttcattcgattttcgtaaaaatcttTTCGCTGCATTTACTAAACATGTTGCACGATAAAACGCAACCTCAAGTTGGTGGTCAAACAGGTAATAAGATACAGGATGTTATACAGGAAGTTCCACCACATCCTCCTAACACTCTAAACTTATATCCTTGCAATTATcgcttatttctttttctacgtTTAACTGTTTCGCAAATGAACGTTTCTAAAACAAAGTCAAGTTCGAACTTAAGaaggacaatttttatatcagtgAAATTCACGAacttcgttaaataaaattatgtttcagAAATGTGTACCGTGTGCATGACGGTTTGCCAATCAAAATCACGCAAACGTTTCGTTACCTATACTGTcaacaaatattgttatttcactaTACAGTCTCTGATTCGTTAGGTCTACAGAAAAAACTGATGTGTCTATAGACAGAGTATTTGAAAAAAAGTacatcgataaaaattaacgaataaaatttgaattgatCTCGAGCACGCCCGGCTATATTTTTGTCGAGGAAACCCGCCCCTTCGAGCGTGAATAAAGGTGCATCTATCTTTAATAAAGTATCGAGTAGCTTGTCATCGAGAATGACAGATATTTCTTCAACGAGATTACGTTGCATCGCAACGAAAACAATGTTACATTTGTTTTAGAAGTCACGCGTTGTACAGTTTCGCTCAAGCCAAAATCGTTACCGTGGACCGCATAGAATTTCGAGATCTGCTTATCTTCGGGGCTATCAATACTCTCGATAATGATACCATCTCTAGGACGTGGATATGGTAATTCACTTTGTCACTTGCCAATAATGATGCGGTGAACTGATGTTATCTACGTTCTTTGTGTAATTCAACAAGACACTTGGCCAAATTACGTCGTTGTCGCCCATGATCGGGGACTGTTTCACTTTTCTGGACGCTCTTCGAGTTCGCCAACTGTCGAGACGATTCTTGGCTTCGTCGTTCTTGCGCGTCTCTTCAGCAGCGTCCTCGTCCTTGGTAATGTAGCCCAAAAGTGGCTGTTGGTTCTTGAGATTCGCGTTTTCAACGAATTTCGTGCCCTCCGTGCTGTTATTATTACTCTCTTCGTTGGCCTCGAGGATCGTTAAATTATTCTCTTCGTCGACCACAGGACCATGACCAACGGCGGGATCGTCGTTCAAATCAAGCTTCGTCAGATCGACGTTGGACCAAGTGACCGAATCAAAATTGACCTGTTCTTGAACGGAGGCTGTCGTGGTAGCGAAGATGTTCTTGATATTCTCGCTGGTGAGTCCATCTTCGATTAGCTGATTAGCTATGAAATCCGACACGGACTTCACGTCCCACTCTACGAGCTCCTCGCTGCTGACGGAGATCCTGTCTTCCTGCTCGTTCTTCGTCTCCTCGGCGAGATCCTTCTTGCTGTTCTTAATATCGCCGATCGTCTTGAAGTAGATGCTGTGGTCGTACCGGTACGTCTCCAAACAGTTGCTGTCCAGGTGACTGTTCGATTGGTAGTTGAACGTGCCGCAGCAATTGATCTTGGTCTCCTCCGGTCGGGACTTTCGCCGGGACTTTTTGAACGTGTGAAACCGTGGACTCCAGGACATGTCTTCGATGATCAGCTTGTTCGAGGAGATACTCCAGCGCGGCTCCTGGCCGGTCTGCATGGTCATCCGCCCCCGGGACAGCCTTTGCGACCGCAAACGGTTATAGCCCCTCGCGTACGCCGCCCATCTCTCGATCCTCTGCAAAACGTACTCGGTTTCCTCGTTCCACCATTCGGTTAAACCTTTCTGCAGCATAGCGCCGACGTCCTCCGTCATCGCTGCCAACGGCGATGGTAGCCGTGGCTCCGACATGCGAACTGCCGGACACCGGCAGCTCACTTCGGAATCCGACAGGAACCGACCGAACGTCTCAGACCAATTGAATTCTCGAAGGAAACGTCGCTACGATTTATAGGATTCCTTCGAAGCACTGCAAAGACCGAAGCCATCGCGGGAACTGTCGTAATCCCTGACCGTGACCTCGTCCGTACGAACGTTAAATTCGGTTTGTCGCGTAACCTATTGCAGTTCCATCGGCATTGATTGCAACGACTGTGCCAGGCGAGAAGCTCCGTGAAAAACCGCCCGCTTAGCCGATATGAATAGCGATCGCGAGCGGATCAATGAATGCAAAAacagattattaattatgcctGCACGCTGCGAAAGCTTCTGAATGAATGCGGCGTCCATCGTCgtgtgaaattaatatacgGCGATGCGCAGAAATGGCGTTTCCGTGATTAGATTTTTCGTGCACCGAAGCAGGCAAAGAATTCATTCGCTATTGCTATTGAAATGTTCaaatattcttcgaataaattcattcgtCAGACTCGCTGTAGTAAAGAACATGTCGCAAAATCGATATAATCGCACGTGAGGATTTTTCCGAGTTTTGCGTTTAACGCAAGCGCAGCAAACATTGTGCTGTTGTGTATAAAATCACTTAAAGAAActgcgaatttattaaatgcaatcgttgacatttaattaaaaaaatcaatgagATAGGAGAACATGTCTTGTAATTAAATCATATAGCGCGTTTCAGTATCGATGGTACGAACGACATGAAAAAAGCAAATCGGAAATaacgaatacaaatttttcaccTGAGGCTTCGTTGTCGGGAAAATCGACTTTGGATATTCGGCGAGCTCGCGTACACACGTAACTATGGTTTAGATTTTAGATAGATGGATTTCGATAAAAGTCACCTGTAAATACTACTAATACCATTAGCATCGATACGATATGCTGCGTTACACGCTTACGACGCCTCAactgaacaaattttattctccttttcgatttcatgcaacatctgctaaatatggatattattcatttcttcgaaatcgaaatcaaattgaattcttttattattaaagtctagaaacggaagtgaataaagacaataaaagaaacaaaaattatctagtcctattaaggagaatattaaggacaaataactgctaatcaacgcagcttgaaaggagtcgtagtgcaaggggttaatatgcTTAACTGAAATAATAAGCGAACTTCTGCTGCTGCcactttttacaaaatatttttggggATAATTGGTGCTTTTGCTCATCGATTGAAAAGTAATCCGCATGAAAGTAGCGGTCGGTTATTCCTGAACGGGGGCGTCTTGTAAGTCTACGAAGTGGTCACGATAGACAAAGAAAAGCGAAGATAAGTCGAGGTAATACGGTTACTCGAGCTGCCAATCGTCGATTACCGCCGCGGAATATTGAGCATTCATCAGCGGAGGCGTCTACGGCGTGGCAAATTGTTTATCAAGCCGGAGCTAcgtgaattaaaattcaaagagCTCAACGTTCCACCGAGGTTCCGGGGATGATCGAGTTCACGTATAAAAAGCGATGTCGAAACTGTGGACGGTGCATTCTTCCATCTATTTCAGATCCTCCACCATACAGGTGAACAGCGTTCTCTCCGTATTTTATGTGGTTTCGTTCCGTTTTTAATTGAACAAcgatattctatttattggTTCTTTATTCTCGGACAATGATCGTTAGTTGACAAATTAATCCTCTGTACTAGGAGAATTTTTTCTCAGATCAATTACGAGAAATCAGAACGTGTATTTATTCGTAAAGTAGTCATTAAcgcttcaaataaaatagcaaattatacaACGTTGGAAATAAATAGACTACGCacgtgaaacaaaatttttaattcggaaAGTGTAATTATCAGCAGTTTTGTCGTGCCAaacagttaatattatttatacattattcatCGAAAGTTTGATATTAGGCTTCTCATTGATTGATGCTGTATggaagttaataattattataaaacaaattattaatatttcgtgtAACTTGTTCGTCGTTGCTAAAAAATTGGTTGAAAAATCCCTAACTAtgaatcaattttgaaaaatcattatataattgccgATAGATAGTGCGTTATGTTATGGTACGgtagattattatttgaaaacattttacgTTTcatacgaattatttttagaaatggtCATACtaatcattttcattcgacgtcttaattaattagcctcatcattaacaaaaatgtttttcttatCTTTCAGACATGAATTTAACGTTTGCATTGTTTTGCATGATGGCAGTCGTCTGGTTATGTTCCGGAAAATGCGATGCTGCTCCCGAACTCgccaataatatttatcggaAATTCCGAAGTCGCCCTTTGATTCGAGGGTAATTATGCAATGCATTctgtttacattattaaatatattattttgttgctTATTCTTTTCCTCGTTCTTAGTGCTTCTACAGTAAAACGATTGTTAACTTTATTCATAATGTACGCCACTGCTGAGATTCTCATTCCGATTAAATTCTTTtgacgtaaaaaaaaaaattaatacattttcactgtatattttctgattttattattgcataaaAGTATGTTTTAACGATTTCGCTAATTCTCATTTagttatttacatttttaagtCACAACCCAGATTACGATTATTAAcgttgtaatataatttgtgtCATTTGTTACAAAT encodes:
- the LOC144467873 gene encoding uncharacterized protein LOC144467873; its protein translation is MSEPRLPSPLAAMTEDVGAMLQKGLTEWWNEETEYVLQRIERWAAYARGYNRLRSQRLSRGRMTMQTGQEPRWSISSNKLIIEDMSWSPRFHTFKKSRRKSRPEETKINCCGTFNYQSNSHLDSNCLETYRYDHSIYFKTIGDIKNSKKDLAEETKNEQEDRISVSSEELVEWDVKSVSDFIANQLIEDGLTSENIKNIFATTTASVQEQVNFDSVTWSNVDLTKLDLNDDPAVGHGPVVDEENNLTILEANEESNNNSTEGTKFVENANLKNQQPLLGYITKDEDAAEETRKNDEAKNRLDSWRTRRASRKVKQSPIMGDNDVIWPSVLLNYTKNVDNISSPHHYWQVTK
- the Dsk gene encoding drosulfakinin, with translation MNLTFALFCMMAVVWLCSGKCDAAPELANNIYRKFRSRPLIRGYTVENSFGEGFDDYGHMRFGKREQFDDYGHMRFGRRHE